The following proteins are encoded in a genomic region of Xanthomonas cassavae CFBP 4642:
- a CDS encoding alpha-L-fucosidase, translating to MIDRRTFLATGVVAVAASFGASAARITAAPRPNGPAPWGAVPSARQLQWHRWEQYAFVHFAMNTFTDKEWGYGDEDPRRFDPSDFSADQIVAAAKAGNLKGLIFTAKHHDGFCLWPTRLTEHCIRNSPYKDGKGDIVGEMAAACRRAGLAFGIYLSPWDRNHAEYGRPGYLDYFRKQIVELCTRYGDLFEFWFDGANGGDGYYGGARESRKIDAPAYYNWPQTIALVHQHQPMACTFDPLGADIRWVGNEDGVAGDPCWPTMPNAPYTQENGNVGVRGAALWWPAETNTSIRPGWFYHADEDGKVRSPENLVRYFDTSVARGTNMNLNLPPDRRGRIAEHDVAVLQSFGNAIRASFAIDLAKGGKASASASRGAGFEPARVLDHQPDSYWSTPDEITTPTLTLELSAAHSFDLIRLREYLPLGVRVTRFAIEAEVGQQWQRLAEAQCIGAQRILRLDRPVTARRVRLVVLEAPVCPAISEFALFRAVAPVPVARPTANAPDVLSTAGWRIVQASAPGAEALLDDDAGTIWTVPAPTPGHPVQVTIDLGERRDVAGFSLTPSRTATTGAAPPKGYRAETSEDGQHWQPAGAGELSNIAYALATQRLNFPEVRQLRYLRLSFAETAVPAARLSIAGIGAFSRLR from the coding sequence ATGATCGATCGTCGTACCTTTCTTGCCACAGGTGTCGTGGCCGTTGCCGCAAGTTTCGGCGCATCCGCCGCTCGGATCACGGCGGCGCCGCGTCCGAATGGCCCGGCGCCGTGGGGCGCCGTGCCCAGCGCACGTCAGCTGCAGTGGCATCGGTGGGAGCAATACGCCTTCGTGCATTTTGCGATGAACACCTTCACCGACAAGGAATGGGGCTACGGCGACGAAGATCCGCGCAGATTCGATCCCAGCGATTTCTCTGCCGATCAAATCGTCGCCGCTGCCAAGGCCGGCAATCTGAAAGGGCTGATCTTCACCGCCAAGCATCACGATGGATTCTGTCTTTGGCCGACACGCCTGACCGAGCATTGCATTCGCAATTCGCCCTACAAGGACGGCAAGGGCGACATCGTCGGCGAAATGGCAGCGGCGTGCCGACGCGCTGGCCTGGCCTTCGGCATCTACCTTTCGCCTTGGGATCGCAACCACGCCGAGTATGGCCGCCCCGGCTATCTCGATTACTTCCGCAAGCAGATCGTCGAACTCTGCACGAGGTATGGCGACCTGTTCGAATTCTGGTTCGATGGCGCCAATGGCGGCGACGGCTACTACGGTGGCGCACGCGAGTCGCGCAAGATCGATGCGCCTGCGTATTACAACTGGCCGCAGACGATTGCGTTAGTTCATCAGCACCAGCCGATGGCCTGCACCTTCGACCCGCTCGGTGCGGATATCCGCTGGGTTGGCAACGAGGACGGCGTTGCTGGCGATCCATGCTGGCCGACCATGCCCAATGCGCCCTATACTCAGGAAAACGGCAATGTCGGCGTGCGCGGGGCGGCACTATGGTGGCCGGCCGAAACCAACACCTCGATCCGCCCGGGCTGGTTCTACCATGCCGATGAAGACGGCAAGGTGCGCAGTCCGGAAAACCTGGTGCGCTACTTCGATACCTCGGTCGCGCGCGGCACCAACATGAATCTCAATCTTCCGCCCGACCGACGCGGCCGCATCGCCGAACACGACGTGGCGGTGCTGCAGAGTTTCGGTAATGCCATCCGCGCCAGCTTCGCCATCGATCTGGCCAAGGGCGGCAAGGCCAGTGCCAGCGCGTCGCGCGGTGCCGGGTTCGAGCCGGCGCGCGTGCTCGACCATCAACCGGACAGCTACTGGTCCACGCCGGATGAGATCACCACGCCCACGCTGACGTTGGAGCTGTCTGCGGCGCACAGCTTTGACCTGATCCGGCTGCGCGAGTACCTGCCGCTGGGCGTGCGTGTCACTCGTTTCGCGATCGAAGCCGAGGTGGGGCAGCAATGGCAGCGGTTGGCCGAGGCGCAGTGCATCGGTGCACAGCGGATCCTGCGGCTCGATCGCCCGGTCACCGCGCGCCGTGTGCGTTTGGTCGTGCTTGAGGCGCCGGTCTGCCCGGCGATCAGCGAATTCGCGCTGTTCCGCGCGGTTGCGCCCGTCCCGGTTGCGCGGCCGACGGCGAACGCGCCGGATGTGCTGTCAACCGCAGGCTGGCGCATAGTGCAGGCCAGCGCGCCGGGAGCGGAGGCATTGCTGGACGATGATGCAGGCACGATCTGGACCGTGCCCGCTCCCACACCTGGCCACCCCGTGCAGGTGACCATCGACCTTGGCGAGCGGCGTGACGTTGCCGGCTTCAGCCTCACGCCATCGCGCACGGCGACGACCGGCGCGGCGCCGCCGAAGGGCTACCGCGCCGAAACCAGCGAAGATGGTCAACACTGGCAGCCGGCCGGTGCCGGCGAGCTGTCCAATATCGCCTATGCACTTGCGACCCAGCGTCTGAATTTCCCTGAGGTCCGCCAACTGCGCTACCTGCGGCTGTCGTTCGCAGAAACGGCAGTGCCTGCCGCGCGGCTATCGATCGCCGGCATCGGTGCCTTCTCCCGGTTGCGCTGA
- a CDS encoding OBAP family protein: protein MHRSILSAAAALALTACGGGNTESSVQAPGAEETAKTKALETGAAVMQDRPPIDAVNAYLDGFHFYNGQMKLQMEAHHYCSILNEDVIQCTIYDGNVKDAKLMGVEYIISEKLFAGLPEQEKALWHSHVQEVKSGQLIAPGIPEVAEHELMEKLIRTYGKTWHTWHTDLDKDLPRGMPQLMMGFTADGQADPAMVAARDTRLGVSSEDKRTRRADIAASTIDPGADAWQQGTVIQIQDPSGGHAHGAESRNKAATTGGDPSWPRR, encoded by the coding sequence ATGCATCGATCCATCCTGTCCGCTGCCGCAGCCCTCGCCTTAACCGCGTGCGGGGGCGGAAACACCGAGTCCAGTGTCCAAGCGCCTGGTGCGGAGGAAACGGCCAAGACGAAGGCCTTGGAAACGGGTGCGGCAGTGATGCAGGATCGGCCGCCGATCGATGCCGTCAACGCCTACCTGGACGGCTTTCATTTCTACAATGGTCAGATGAAGCTCCAGATGGAAGCTCATCATTACTGCTCAATCCTCAACGAGGATGTCATCCAGTGCACCATCTACGATGGCAATGTGAAAGACGCCAAGCTGATGGGCGTGGAATACATCATCAGTGAGAAGCTATTCGCGGGCCTCCCTGAGCAGGAAAAGGCGCTCTGGCATAGCCATGTCCAGGAGGTGAAATCGGGGCAGCTGATCGCACCAGGGATCCCGGAGGTGGCTGAGCATGAGCTCATGGAGAAACTCATCCGCACGTACGGGAAAACGTGGCACACCTGGCACACCGACTTGGACAAGGACCTTCCGCGAGGCATGCCGCAGTTGATGATGGGCTTCACGGCCGATGGCCAAGCGGACCCGGCGATGGTGGCGGCTCGCGACACGCGGCTCGGCGTCAGCAGCGAGGACAAGCGAACGCGCCGCGCCGATATCGCCGCTTCGACCATAGACCCGGGTGCAGACGCCTGGCAACAGGGGACAGTGATCCAAATCCAGGACCCAAGCGGTGGACACGCTCACGGGGCCGAGAGCCGGAATAAGGCAGCCACCACCGGTGGGGATCCTTCTTGGCCCCGGCGGTGA
- the ligD gene encoding DNA ligase D, translated as MFLAEYSRKRRFDKTKEPEPGKVLPSGQRAIFVVQLHHASRRHYDFRLQVGDALKSWAVPKGPSYDPKVKRMAVEVEDHPVDYAGFEGEIPKGQYGGGHVAQFDHGVWATSGDPEAQLAKGHLRFELFGTKLKGGWHLVRSGKPAKQPQWLLFKEDDAFASDVEADDLLGDVTSPPPEDLKRAGAGKADKKKLTAVALPRKGRRKDWAKKAAALTKAKRGKPPEGPFEPQLAKLGDAPPQGDQWVHEIKWDGYRILATIEEGEVRFWSRNALEWTEKIPEIRDAVAALGLKSGALDGELIAGNGTKEDFNLLQATLSGERQGTLAYVLFDLLHIDGIDVADAPLLERKELLQELLEDSQGHLAFSSHIEGDGESAYRLAGERHFEGIISKRADRAYHRGRGEDWKKTKQLASDEFAVVGYTAPKGSRTGFGSLLLAKPDPKHGWLYVGRVGSGFSDALIKEVGQLVGRAGGKTPTAYVPTEDTDLRSATWFEPRFVVEVFYRGIGGQQLLRQASLKAVRQDKDVADLADSDRAATVEQPADAPQFTPPGKRLKSASKHGNASKHGTAPTGAQGRTPPRLSSPTKVIFPDIRATKQDVWDYYTAVIDHVLPEVIGRPLSIIRCPSGAAKPCFFQKHHTAGLELVDSVRLKEDSGINAHYLVVRDAASLLELVQFNALEFHPWGSHAEAPDRADRVVFDLDPGPDVPFSEVKKAAVDIRKLLERLELESFLRVSGGKGLHVVVPLNPGCDWDLTKRFAKGFADALAQSEPTRFLATSTKSLRDKRIFVDYLRNGRGATAVASYSLRGRPGAPVAMPIAWSELAELTGADAFTMKDVPAKLARRKKDPWADINAIQQNLARWAQDA; from the coding sequence ATGTTCCTCGCCGAATACAGCCGCAAGCGGCGTTTTGACAAAACCAAGGAGCCAGAGCCGGGGAAGGTCTTGCCATCCGGGCAGCGCGCGATTTTCGTGGTTCAACTCCACCATGCCAGCCGCCGTCACTACGACTTCCGGCTCCAGGTCGGCGATGCGCTCAAAAGTTGGGCCGTTCCCAAAGGGCCCAGCTACGACCCCAAGGTCAAGCGCATGGCGGTGGAGGTTGAAGACCATCCCGTGGACTACGCCGGCTTCGAAGGCGAGATTCCGAAGGGGCAATACGGGGGTGGCCACGTCGCCCAGTTTGACCACGGTGTGTGGGCCACCTCAGGCGACCCGGAGGCCCAACTTGCCAAGGGACACCTGCGTTTCGAGCTCTTTGGCACCAAGCTCAAAGGCGGTTGGCATCTGGTTCGATCGGGCAAGCCGGCCAAGCAGCCGCAATGGCTACTTTTCAAAGAAGACGATGCCTTCGCCAGCGATGTGGAGGCGGATGACCTGCTGGGCGACGTCACCTCGCCGCCTCCTGAAGATCTGAAGCGGGCAGGGGCTGGCAAGGCAGACAAGAAAAAGCTCACGGCGGTGGCCCTGCCACGTAAGGGCCGTCGCAAGGACTGGGCGAAGAAGGCCGCGGCGCTGACCAAGGCCAAAAGAGGCAAGCCGCCAGAGGGCCCGTTCGAACCGCAGCTGGCCAAGCTCGGCGACGCTCCCCCCCAGGGCGACCAATGGGTGCATGAGATCAAGTGGGATGGCTACCGTATCCTGGCCACCATTGAGGAGGGCGAGGTGCGCTTTTGGTCACGCAATGCTCTGGAATGGACCGAGAAGATTCCTGAAATCAGGGATGCCGTTGCAGCTCTCGGGCTGAAGTCAGGGGCACTGGACGGGGAACTCATCGCCGGCAACGGTACAAAAGAGGACTTCAACCTCCTGCAGGCCACCCTGTCCGGTGAACGGCAAGGCACCTTGGCCTATGTCTTGTTCGATCTGCTCCACATCGATGGAATAGATGTTGCCGATGCGCCCCTGCTCGAGCGCAAGGAACTCCTGCAGGAGCTGTTGGAGGACAGCCAAGGGCACTTGGCCTTCAGCTCCCACATCGAGGGCGATGGGGAATCGGCCTACCGGCTGGCAGGCGAGCGCCACTTTGAAGGCATCATTTCGAAACGTGCAGACCGGGCCTATCACAGGGGCCGGGGCGAGGACTGGAAGAAGACCAAGCAGCTGGCCAGCGACGAGTTTGCCGTCGTGGGTTACACGGCCCCGAAGGGCAGCCGCACGGGCTTCGGGTCGTTGCTCCTGGCCAAGCCTGACCCTAAGCACGGCTGGCTTTACGTGGGCCGGGTGGGTTCAGGCTTCTCCGATGCGCTGATCAAAGAGGTGGGCCAGCTGGTCGGCCGAGCTGGCGGAAAGACGCCTACCGCTTACGTCCCCACCGAGGACACCGACCTCCGCTCGGCCACGTGGTTTGAGCCAAGGTTCGTGGTGGAGGTCTTTTATCGCGGCATCGGCGGCCAGCAACTGCTGCGCCAAGCCTCGCTCAAGGCGGTCAGGCAAGACAAGGACGTGGCCGATTTGGCCGACTCGGACAGGGCTGCCACCGTCGAACAGCCCGCCGATGCCCCCCAGTTCACCCCCCCTGGCAAGCGGCTCAAGAGCGCCTCAAAGCACGGCAACGCTTCAAAGCACGGCACCGCCCCGACAGGAGCCCAGGGCCGCACACCGCCTCGGCTGTCCAGTCCGACCAAGGTGATCTTTCCTGACATCAGGGCCACTAAGCAGGACGTGTGGGATTACTACACGGCCGTGATCGACCACGTATTGCCCGAGGTTATCGGCCGCCCCTTGTCGATCATCCGGTGCCCCAGTGGGGCTGCCAAACCTTGTTTCTTCCAGAAGCACCACACCGCAGGCCTGGAGCTTGTGGACTCGGTTCGGCTCAAAGAAGACAGTGGGATCAACGCACACTACTTGGTGGTCAGGGATGCAGCCAGCCTGCTCGAGCTGGTTCAGTTCAATGCGCTGGAGTTCCACCCGTGGGGCAGCCACGCGGAAGCGCCTGATCGGGCCGACCGCGTCGTCTTTGACCTGGATCCCGGCCCTGATGTGCCCTTTTCCGAAGTCAAAAAGGCAGCCGTGGACATCCGCAAGCTGCTTGAACGGTTGGAATTGGAGTCGTTCTTGCGGGTGTCAGGCGGCAAGGGGCTGCACGTGGTGGTGCCGTTGAACCCGGGGTGCGATTGGGACCTGACCAAGCGCTTTGCCAAGGGGTTTGCCGACGCGTTGGCACAATCGGAGCCGACCCGCTTTTTGGCCACCTCGACCAAAAGCCTTCGTGACAAACGCATTTTTGTGGACTACCTGCGCAACGGCCGCGGGGCGACAGCGGTCGCATCGTATTCTCTGCGCGGCCGCCCCGGCGCCCCGGTGGCCATGCCCATCGCCTGGAGCGAGCTTGCCGAGCTGACCGGTGCGGACGCTTTCACCATGAAAGACGTGCCGGCGAAGTTGGCTAGACGCAAGAAGGATCCTTGGGCGGACATCAACGCGATCCAGCAAAACCTGGCCCGGTGGGCGCAAGACGCGTGA
- a CDS encoding DUF3606 domain-containing protein: MTDDKKTTGSPDRDRINVNEDYELHYWTKVVGVSAEELRAAVEAVGPTAAAVRKHLDK; the protein is encoded by the coding sequence ATGACTGACGACAAGAAGACCACCGGCAGCCCGGACCGCGATCGGATCAACGTCAATGAGGACTACGAGCTGCACTACTGGACCAAGGTGGTGGGCGTCAGCGCGGAGGAGCTTAGGGCAGCGGTCGAAGCCGTCGGCCCGACCGCGGCGGCCGTGCGTAAACACCTGGATAAGTAA
- a CDS encoding IS30 family transposase encodes MGTQYRHLGSEERALLQIELGNGMSINSIARRLNRSASTLSREIRRQGEPVYAATSAASNYRLRRRACVRRRRLVEGSALFQQVRDDLVLYRWSPQQIAAKLKAMHPDDPSQRVSHETIYAAIYAHPRGGLKKELVEALRQHKPTRGLRRTTAAKRTWVPEELRIVHRPEEVAQRLIPGHWEGDLIKGAFNRSCVGTLVERKTRFVVLCKMDGCTAQDALEGFTRQMKKLPRFLLGSLTYDRGTEMTCCPELMKRLNIDLWFADPHAPWQRGSNENTNGLLRQFMPKGADLSKASQEYLNNVADLMNARPRQTLGWQTPNQALEEEIAQFNSRVALAS; translated from the coding sequence ATGGGCACACAGTACAGACACCTGGGTTCCGAAGAACGCGCTTTGCTTCAAATTGAACTCGGTAACGGAATGAGCATCAACTCCATTGCAAGGCGACTCAATCGCAGTGCGTCCACCCTGTCGCGCGAGATAAGGCGACAGGGCGAACCTGTCTATGCGGCAACCAGCGCAGCCAGCAACTATCGGCTGCGCCGCAGAGCGTGCGTTCGAAGGCGCCGGCTTGTTGAAGGCAGTGCGCTCTTTCAGCAGGTGCGTGACGACTTGGTTCTGTATCGTTGGTCGCCCCAGCAAATTGCTGCCAAGCTCAAGGCCATGCATCCGGATGATCCAAGTCAACGCGTGAGTCACGAAACAATCTACGCCGCTATCTACGCGCATCCGCGTGGTGGTTTGAAGAAAGAGCTTGTGGAGGCGCTTCGTCAGCACAAGCCGACGCGAGGCTTGCGCCGTACAACCGCTGCCAAGCGCACGTGGGTGCCGGAGGAGCTGCGTATCGTCCATCGGCCTGAAGAGGTGGCGCAGCGCTTGATTCCTGGGCACTGGGAAGGCGACCTGATCAAAGGGGCTTTCAACCGCTCGTGCGTAGGCACGCTGGTGGAGCGAAAGACGCGCTTTGTGGTGCTGTGCAAGATGGATGGCTGTACTGCACAGGATGCGCTGGAGGGCTTCACGCGACAGATGAAGAAGCTGCCGCGTTTCCTGCTGGGAAGCCTCACCTATGACCGCGGAACCGAGATGACGTGTTGTCCAGAGCTGATGAAGCGGCTCAACATCGATCTTTGGTTCGCCGATCCACATGCGCCCTGGCAGCGCGGCAGCAATGAGAACACCAACGGCCTGCTGCGCCAGTTCATGCCAAAAGGCGCGGACTTGTCCAAGGCGAGCCAGGAGTATCTCAACAACGTCGCCGACCTGATGAACGCCCGGCCACGGCAGACGCTTGGCTGGCAGACGCCGAACCAGGCGCTGGAAGAAGAGATCGCTCAATTCAACTCACGTGTTGCACTTGCAAGTTGA
- a CDS encoding SMP-30/gluconolactonase/LRE family protein, whose protein sequence is MRLSPYLLLAVPLLAIVAACTKKDTPPPRFTSIGHLQRFDQRFSKVVAADARIEKLTEGFTWSEGPAWVRNGGYLLFTDVPENKLYRWSEEAGLSVLLSPSGYVGPEQATLREAGANGLYAEPSGTVLLADSGTRIVARLDPATRKKTPLATRFDGKRFNSPNDVVRRNDGVVFFTDPPYGLKDLNDSPAKELRYNGVYRLDPDGSVHLLDDSLSFPNGIALSPDERTLYVSNSDPKRPIWMAYALDAQGAVTGKRVFADASDLVAKDAPGLPDGMAVSSDGHLFATGPGGVIVFDPSGQRLGRIETGEAISNCAFGNDGHTHYMTSHAMLARVRVKSLGLQFVR, encoded by the coding sequence ATGCGCTTGTCGCCCTATTTGTTGTTGGCCGTTCCGCTGCTGGCCATTGTCGCTGCCTGCACGAAGAAGGACACACCGCCACCGCGATTCACCAGCATCGGGCATCTGCAACGCTTCGATCAGCGTTTCAGCAAGGTGGTCGCGGCCGATGCGCGCATCGAGAAGCTCACCGAAGGCTTCACCTGGTCAGAAGGCCCGGCGTGGGTGCGCAACGGGGGCTACCTGCTGTTCACCGATGTACCGGAAAACAAGCTGTATCGCTGGTCCGAGGAAGCGGGCCTGTCGGTGCTGCTGTCGCCGTCCGGCTACGTCGGCCCGGAACAGGCCACGCTGCGCGAAGCCGGTGCCAACGGCCTGTATGCCGAGCCGAGCGGCACGGTGCTGCTGGCCGATTCGGGCACGCGGATCGTGGCCAGGCTCGATCCGGCCACCCGCAAGAAGACGCCGCTGGCCACCCGCTTCGACGGCAAGCGCTTCAATAGTCCCAACGATGTGGTGCGTCGCAACGACGGCGTGGTGTTCTTTACCGATCCGCCGTATGGCTTGAAGGATCTCAACGACTCGCCGGCCAAGGAACTGCGCTACAACGGCGTATACCGGCTGGACCCCGACGGCAGCGTGCATCTGCTGGACGACAGCCTGAGCTTCCCCAACGGGATCGCATTGTCGCCGGATGAGCGCACCTTGTACGTGTCCAATTCCGACCCCAAACGGCCGATCTGGATGGCGTATGCGCTCGATGCGCAGGGTGCCGTCACCGGCAAGCGCGTGTTCGCCGATGCCTCGGATCTGGTCGCCAAGGACGCCCCCGGCCTGCCCGACGGCATGGCGGTTTCGTCTGACGGCCACCTGTTCGCCACCGGCCCCGGCGGCGTCATCGTGTTCGACCCATCCGGCCAGCGGCTGGGCCGCATCGAAACCGGTGAGGCCATCTCCAACTGCGCGTTCGGCAACGACGGCCATACCCACTACATGACCTCGCACGCGATGCTGGCCCGCGTGCGGGTCAAGTCGCTGGGGTTGCAGTTCGTGCGTTGA
- a CDS encoding endo-1,4-beta-xylanase, translating to MHHRPWLLRCGLLLGLSAIAASATAAPACAPGAVTLKSAYSKGFLLGTAVNAEIVSGKDAASAALVACHFNAVTPENVMKAEVVAPRPGVFDFAAADAFVAYAQRRRMFVVGHTLVWHNQTPEWFFVDAQGAANTSAAQIERMRAHIERVAGRYVGKVRAWDVVNEIIDEDGSYRATNWVRVVGDGDTVVRNAFAFAQRYAPDAELYYNDFNAWRPAKRDGIVRMVRMLQQAGIRIDGVGMQGHWGLNYPSVQDIEAAIDAYAALGIKVMITELDVDVLPVTKEGQVIGTGLAHKQFQLPEFKRFLDPYRDGLPPQVQAQLTERYAALFALFWRKRDTLARISVWGVTDGMSWKNDYPVPGRTNYPLLFDRNHRPKPALDAVLAVPAAAGQ from the coding sequence ATGCATCACCGACCCTGGCTGTTACGCTGCGGCTTGTTGCTCGGGCTGAGCGCGATCGCCGCATCCGCCACGGCAGCGCCGGCGTGCGCGCCCGGAGCGGTGACGCTCAAGTCGGCCTATTCCAAGGGGTTTTTGCTGGGGACGGCAGTCAATGCCGAGATCGTCTCCGGCAAGGACGCCGCCTCCGCGGCGCTGGTGGCTTGCCACTTCAATGCGGTCACTCCGGAGAACGTGATGAAGGCCGAGGTCGTCGCGCCGCGGCCGGGCGTGTTCGACTTCGCCGCCGCCGACGCGTTCGTCGCCTATGCGCAGCGCCGGCGCATGTTCGTGGTCGGGCACACGCTGGTCTGGCACAACCAGACCCCGGAGTGGTTCTTCGTCGATGCGCAGGGCGCAGCCAACACCTCGGCTGCGCAGATCGAGCGCATGCGTGCGCATATCGAACGGGTTGCCGGGCGCTATGTCGGCAAGGTGCGGGCCTGGGATGTGGTCAACGAGATCATCGACGAAGACGGCAGCTACCGGGCCACCAACTGGGTACGAGTCGTAGGCGATGGTGACACCGTGGTGCGCAATGCCTTTGCCTTCGCGCAGCGCTACGCGCCGGATGCAGAGCTCTACTACAACGACTTCAATGCCTGGCGGCCGGCCAAACGCGACGGCATCGTACGCATGGTCAGGATGTTGCAGCAGGCCGGTATCCGCATCGACGGCGTCGGCATGCAGGGGCATTGGGGGCTGAACTACCCCAGCGTGCAGGACATCGAAGCGGCCATCGATGCGTATGCTGCGCTCGGTATCAAGGTGATGATCACCGAACTGGACGTGGACGTGTTGCCGGTCACCAAGGAAGGCCAGGTGATCGGAACGGGCCTGGCGCACAAGCAGTTCCAGCTGCCGGAATTCAAGCGGTTTCTCGACCCGTATCGCGATGGGCTACCGCCACAGGTACAGGCGCAGTTGACCGAGCGCTATGCGGCGCTGTTCGCGCTGTTCTGGCGCAAGCGCGACACGCTGGCGCGTATCAGCGTGTGGGGCGTCACCGACGGCATGTCGTGGAAGAACGATTACCCGGTTCCCGGCCGCACCAATTATCCCTTGCTGTTCGACCGCAATCATCGGCCCAAACCTGCGCTGGACGCGGTGCTGGCGGTCCCCGCCGCTGCCGGGCAATAG
- the uxaC gene encoding glucuronate isomerase: MSTPVPLTLHDDRLLPADPGTRAIARRLYARIARLPIVSPHGHTDPAWFATNAAFANATELLLVPDHYVFRMLYSQGIDLDTLGIPRAHGSRAAVDPRAAWRAFAEHFALLRGTPSALWLNHVFHEVFDLRIRLDAATADHYYDHITAALQTPAFAPRALFERFAIEVIATTESPLDSLQHHAAIADSGWTGRVLTAYRPDPVVDPEHEQFAGALQQFGALTGEDVLTWPGYLRAHRQRRAFFAAHGATSTDHGHPSAATADLSPGEAQRLFETVVRGAATPQQAELFRAQVLTEMAGMSLDDGLVMQLHPGCFRNHNQPLFQRYGRDKGADIPMRTDYVHALKPLLDRHGNDPRLRLIVFTLDETSYSRELAPLAGHYPALLLGPAWWFHDAPEGMWRFREQTLASAGFYNTVGFNDDTRAFLSIPARHDVARRVDSAFLAKLVAEHRLDEDEAAEIAVDLAYRLPKQAYKL; the protein is encoded by the coding sequence ATGTCCACACCTGTTCCCCTGACCCTGCACGACGACCGGCTGTTACCCGCCGACCCTGGCACGCGTGCGATTGCGCGCCGTCTGTATGCACGGATCGCCAGGCTGCCGATCGTCAGCCCGCATGGGCACACCGACCCGGCCTGGTTTGCCACCAATGCGGCGTTCGCCAACGCAACAGAACTGCTGCTGGTGCCCGATCACTATGTGTTTCGCATGCTCTACAGCCAGGGCATCGATCTGGATACGCTGGGCATTCCGCGAGCCCATGGCAGCCGCGCAGCGGTGGACCCGCGTGCGGCATGGCGGGCGTTCGCCGAACACTTCGCGCTGTTGCGCGGAACGCCGTCGGCGTTGTGGCTCAACCATGTCTTCCACGAAGTGTTCGATCTGCGCATCCGGCTGGATGCGGCCACCGCCGATCACTACTACGACCACATCACCGCCGCGCTGCAGACGCCCGCATTCGCACCGCGTGCCTTGTTCGAGCGCTTCGCCATCGAGGTGATCGCCACCACCGAGTCGCCGCTGGACAGCCTGCAGCATCACGCCGCCATCGCCGACAGCGGATGGACCGGACGCGTGCTGACCGCCTACCGTCCGGACCCGGTGGTGGACCCGGAGCACGAGCAGTTTGCCGGCGCGCTTCAGCAGTTCGGCGCACTCACCGGCGAGGATGTGCTGACCTGGCCCGGCTATCTGCGCGCGCACCGGCAGCGCCGCGCGTTCTTTGCGGCGCACGGCGCCACCTCCACCGATCATGGGCATCCCAGTGCCGCCACGGCCGACCTGTCGCCGGGGGAGGCGCAGCGCCTGTTCGAGACCGTGGTGCGCGGCGCGGCGACGCCGCAACAGGCCGAGCTGTTCCGCGCGCAGGTGCTGACCGAAATGGCAGGCATGAGCCTGGACGACGGGCTGGTGATGCAGCTGCATCCGGGCTGCTTCCGCAATCACAACCAGCCGCTGTTCCAGCGCTACGGGCGCGACAAGGGTGCCGATATCCCGATGCGCACCGACTATGTGCATGCGCTCAAACCCTTGCTCGATCGCCATGGCAACGACCCGCGGCTGCGCCTGATCGTGTTCACCCTGGACGAAACCAGCTACAGCCGTGAACTGGCACCATTGGCCGGACATTACCCGGCGCTGCTGCTGGGACCGGCCTGGTGGTTCCATGACGCGCCGGAGGGCATGTGGCGGTTCCGCGAGCAGACCCTGGCCAGTGCCGGCTTCTACAACACGGTGGGCTTCAACGACGACACCCGTGCATTCCTGTCGATTCCCGCCCGGCACGATGTCGCGCGACGCGTGGACAGTGCATTCTTGGCCAAGCTGGTGGCCGAGCATCGGCTGGACGAGGACGAGGCTGCGGAAATCGCAGTGGATCTGGCCTACCGCCTGCCCAAGCAGGCCTACAAGCTGTGA